From [Clostridium] symbiosum, a single genomic window includes:
- a CDS encoding polysaccharide biosynthesis C-terminal domain-containing protein has protein sequence MAYNSKKKARYLVGNIGLFMIATFLPKTLTFFMVPLYTSCLSTVEYGAADMLTNTVSLLMPVLTLQIQDAVMRYALKEDYSKEDVLSVGVKITLTGGGLLIILLIVLVNINIVTINIYFLFFLCLNYFTGSLNNVLAYFCRGINKIKIITISSILNSLLTIGCNLLFLLVLHWGLNGYLIANSVGAAVRVLYIFFGAQLYKKFTWKNHSKNIANDMISFSIPMIFSALSWWINNASDKYILTIFKGVSIVGIYAIASKIPSILAAFGEVIAKSFSISAIKEFDSNDTDGFLGKSYGTISFCMVFICSLIMILNENLAKIMFAKEFYAAWKYVPLLLVSIMFNQLSLSCENILLGVGKTSIISKTALMGACINTFLNFILIPIFGAYGAACATAFGFFLTWVIRYQKVILYVKLKNSIRKEIISYFLITIQMVLACFGHAYLFIQIVILGLMLNIYFEELKKIVKFVIHGWH, from the coding sequence ATGGCTTACAATAGCAAAAAAAAGGCCAGGTATTTAGTTGGCAATATAGGGCTTTTTATGATTGCTACATTTTTGCCCAAAACACTTACATTTTTTATGGTTCCACTATATACAAGTTGTTTATCAACTGTTGAGTATGGGGCAGCGGATATGTTAACAAACACAGTTTCTTTATTAATGCCAGTTCTAACGCTTCAAATTCAAGATGCAGTAATGAGATATGCGTTAAAAGAAGATTATAGCAAAGAAGATGTGTTAAGTGTAGGCGTAAAAATAACGCTAACAGGTGGTGGATTACTTATTATTTTATTGATAGTCTTAGTTAATATAAATATTGTAACAATTAATATATATTTTTTGTTTTTTTTATGTCTAAATTATTTTACGGGATCATTAAATAATGTGTTGGCATATTTCTGCAGAGGGATAAACAAGATAAAGATAATAACGATAAGTAGTATACTTAATTCATTACTTACAATTGGATGTAATCTTCTTTTTTTATTGGTTTTACACTGGGGACTAAATGGTTATTTAATAGCTAATTCAGTTGGTGCTGCGGTGAGAGTTTTATATATTTTTTTCGGCGCTCAGCTTTATAAAAAATTTACTTGGAAAAATCATTCAAAGAATATAGCAAACGATATGATCAGTTTTAGTATTCCTATGATATTCAGCGCACTTTCATGGTGGATTAATAATGCATCCGATAAATATATCTTAACAATATTCAAAGGGGTATCAATCGTCGGTATATATGCAATTGCAAGTAAGATACCATCTATTTTAGCGGCATTTGGCGAAGTTATAGCGAAATCATTTTCAATATCAGCTATTAAAGAGTTTGATTCAAATGATACAGATGGATTTTTAGGAAAGAGTTATGGAACTATCAGTTTTTGTATGGTTTTTATTTGTTCTTTAATTATGATATTGAATGAAAATTTGGCTAAAATAATGTTTGCTAAAGAGTTTTATGCTGCATGGAAATATGTTCCACTACTTCTTGTTTCAATAATGTTTAATCAACTTTCATTATCTTGTGAAAATATTTTACTTGGAGTAGGAAAAACTAGTATAATTTCAAAAACGGCTTTAATGGGAGCTTGCATCAATACTTTCCTAAATTTTATATTAATACCGATATTTGGTGCTTATGGGGCAGCATGTGCTACTGCCTTTGGCTTTTTTTTAACATGGGTAATACGCTACCAAAAAGTTATTTTATATGTGAAGTTAAAGAATAGTATTAGGAAAGAAATAATTTCATATTTTTTAATAACTATCCAGATGGTATTGGCTTGCTTTGGACATGCATACTTATTTATCCAAATAGTGATATTAGGTTTGATGTTAAATATATATTTTGAAGAATTAAAAAAAATAGTTAAATTTGTTATACATGGTTGGCATTAA
- a CDS encoding 2-C-methyl-D-erythritol 4-phosphate cytidylyltransferase has protein sequence MNIAVVLAGGNGTRVGSDIPKQFIKVQDKPILAYTLDNFQMNPEIDAIEIVCHKDWVDEVKWICDKYDISKFRWLTLGGDTFQESTMNGIFNLREKIYLEDLLILSFGVSPFTTPDIINDSIRVAKEHGNGISAENSVLCTCIKDDEYSTTQNLIRETIMGFSNPWTFRFGELIEAYEEVIRRGILYEIEPHTTSVYLALGKRLWFSKSSGHNFKITTREDIERFEGLLLLKAKRAHKGKTIDW, from the coding sequence ATGAACATAGCAGTAGTTTTGGCAGGTGGTAACGGAACTCGTGTAGGTTCCGACATTCCCAAGCAGTTTATCAAAGTTCAGGACAAACCAATACTTGCATACACTCTTGATAATTTCCAGATGAATCCGGAAATCGACGCGATTGAGATAGTCTGCCATAAAGATTGGGTGGACGAGGTAAAGTGGATTTGTGATAAGTATGATATTTCAAAGTTCCGGTGGCTTACCCTCGGTGGAGATACCTTCCAGGAATCAACTATGAATGGAATCTTTAACTTAAGGGAGAAAATTTATTTAGAGGACTTACTGATACTCTCTTTTGGCGTTTCTCCGTTTACTACACCGGATATTATCAACGACAGTATACGCGTTGCGAAAGAGCACGGTAATGGGATAAGCGCTGAGAATTCTGTACTTTGCACATGCATTAAGGACGATGAGTATAGTACGACACAGAATCTTATCCGAGAGACAATAATGGGCTTTTCAAATCCGTGGACGTTTAGGTTTGGAGAACTTATTGAGGCTTATGAAGAAGTAATAAGACGAGGAATACTCTATGAGATTGAGCCTCATACTACCTCTGTGTATTTAGCCCTTGGAAAGCGTCTCTGGTTTTCAAAGAGCAGCGGTCATAATTTCAAGATTACAACGCGGGAGGATATTGAACGATTTGAAGGGTTGCTGTTACTTAAAGCCAAGAGAGCACACAAAGGAAAAACGATTGACTGGTAA
- a CDS encoding phosphotransferase codes for MISYKEFEIINTMLKTDKMINNIPKYVYTNVHYYAFKSQNEVAELVEGLKVKGYIAEGLVTSLGKKEIEPLKVKNAVILAAGGEDISAKSVYSMPKGLFMKNGETLIERQIRQLKEVDINDITVVIGYKQELYFFLVDKWGVNLEINPDLKKNNIYSLYIARKYLSSTYILNCDNYFEENPFSKYEYNAFHATVYKEDARNELLVKKNTSGRILKVYSGVKKGECIYGHAYIDTDLSRRLVRYMDEEMDDFRVSVLFWEEFISRHADDLDIYAREYSADFLFEFDSIQEIQNIDGLFLGNVSGWINNKICSVLNCTEDEISDINVLQKGLSNILFTFVVRGEHYIFRYPGDSTHFFIYRKNECVAQKLAAKAHADDTYIYIDEQGAKISKFRENCIDLHSIYYQDVELMKRVAKKIRAFHEEGYDMPGWEEFNYDPLVQTERLFKEASRIKGDLFKIFEKEWTMIRKLQKYADMDGIKHTMCHNDINIDNILLTETTLDIIDYEFAGYNDPGYDFGRVIAGLEYEVDEPKILDILESYFGRPATEIEHLHWMAYSAIHNWYYVGWALYKESINESSRDWMLFFFKQTNKLAKWCLPKYEIMYGSID; via the coding sequence ATGATTAGTTATAAAGAATTTGAAATCATCAATACTATGCTAAAGACGGATAAAATGATTAATAATATTCCGAAGTATGTTTACACAAATGTTCATTATTATGCGTTTAAGTCTCAAAATGAAGTCGCGGAGCTTGTAGAAGGGTTGAAGGTTAAGGGCTATATTGCAGAGGGGTTAGTTACTAGCCTTGGAAAAAAAGAAATCGAACCTTTGAAGGTTAAGAATGCAGTTATTTTGGCGGCTGGTGGCGAAGACATCTCCGCGAAGTCTGTCTATTCTATGCCAAAGGGGCTTTTTATGAAGAATGGTGAGACTCTAATCGAGCGGCAGATTCGACAATTGAAGGAAGTTGATATCAATGACATTACAGTGGTCATTGGTTATAAGCAGGAGTTGTACTTTTTTTTAGTTGACAAGTGGGGCGTGAATCTTGAAATTAATCCTGATTTAAAGAAAAATAATATATATTCTCTCTACATTGCGAGGAAATATCTTAGTTCAACCTACATCCTCAATTGCGATAATTATTTTGAAGAGAATCCTTTCTCTAAGTATGAGTACAATGCTTTTCATGCGACGGTTTATAAAGAAGATGCCCGCAATGAGCTGTTGGTAAAGAAGAATACTTCTGGGCGTATTTTGAAGGTATACAGCGGAGTAAAAAAAGGCGAGTGCATATATGGCCATGCCTATATTGATACGGATTTGAGCAGAAGACTTGTGCGTTATATGGATGAGGAAATGGATGACTTCCGGGTATCGGTCCTTTTTTGGGAAGAGTTTATTTCTCGTCATGCAGATGATCTGGACATATATGCACGAGAATACTCGGCAGACTTCTTATTTGAGTTTGACTCCATTCAGGAAATACAGAACATAGATGGATTGTTCCTCGGAAACGTTAGCGGTTGGATCAATAATAAGATCTGCTCGGTGCTGAATTGCACGGAAGATGAGATCTCTGATATAAACGTTCTTCAGAAGGGGCTCAGTAATATTCTTTTTACTTTTGTGGTCAGAGGTGAGCATTATATTTTCCGCTACCCAGGAGACAGCACGCATTTTTTTATTTATCGAAAGAATGAGTGCGTTGCTCAGAAACTTGCGGCCAAGGCTCATGCTGATGATACTTATATTTATATCGATGAGCAAGGGGCAAAGATTTCTAAATTCCGTGAGAATTGTATCGACCTTCATAGTATCTATTATCAGGATGTAGAGCTAATGAAACGAGTGGCAAAGAAGATACGGGCCTTCCATGAGGAAGGCTATGATATGCCCGGATGGGAAGAGTTCAATTATGATCCCTTGGTACAAACTGAGCGCCTATTTAAGGAAGCATCGAGAATAAAAGGCGATCTTTTTAAGATCTTTGAGAAAGAATGGACAATGATCCGAAAACTGCAGAAGTATGCGGATATGGATGGTATAAAGCATACCATGTGTCATAATGACATTAATATTGATAATATACTCTTAACGGAGACAACATTAGATATTATTGATTATGAATTTGCAGGTTACAATGATCCAGGATACGACTTTGGCCGTGTGATTGCCGGTCTGGAGTATGAAGTGGATGAGCCAAAGATACTAGATATCCTGGAGTCTTATTTCGGGCGTCCGGCCACAGAGATAGAACATCTTCATTGGATGGCGTACTCAGCGATTCACAATTGGTATTATGTTGGCTGGGCACTTTACAAGGAAAGCATCAATGAAAGTAGCCGAGATTGGATGTTGTTTTTCTTTAAGCAGACTAATAAGCTCGCAAAATGGTGTCTACCCAAGTATGAGATAATGTATGGATCCATAGATTAA
- a CDS encoding tyrosine-type recombinase/integrase: MDSINSIKITNTLATYHHHLLTEEKSPTTITKYLRDLQKFLTYTADRPITKELVITYKEELKQQYATASINSMLASLNHYFDFAGLYDCKVKQIKQQRRVYCPEEKELSKEEYYRLIKAAQDLQKDRLSLIIQTICSTGIRISELECITVRAAQSGVAEVNCKGKSRQIFIPHKLKMMLLSYIKKQQIRQGPIFITKQGNPINRSNVWREMKNLCEIAQVRENKVFPHNLRHLFAKTYYKMEKDISKLADLLGHSSINTTRIYIISSGEEHRRQIDKMKLLL; encoded by the coding sequence ATGGATTCTATAAACAGTATTAAGATAACTAATACGCTAGCCACCTATCACCACCACCTGCTAACCGAAGAAAAATCCCCCACCACCATCACCAAATACCTCCGCGACCTCCAAAAATTTCTCACCTACACCGCGGACCGCCCCATCACCAAGGAACTGGTCATAACCTACAAAGAGGAACTAAAACAACAATATGCCACCGCCAGCATAAACTCCATGCTGGCTTCCCTCAACCACTATTTCGATTTCGCCGGCCTCTATGACTGCAAAGTCAAACAAATAAAGCAACAACGGCGAGTCTACTGCCCGGAGGAAAAGGAACTGTCAAAAGAAGAGTACTATCGTCTCATAAAAGCAGCCCAGGACCTGCAAAAAGATCGTCTATCCTTAATCATCCAAACCATCTGCAGCACCGGCATCCGCATCAGCGAACTGGAATGTATTACAGTCAGGGCCGCACAAAGCGGAGTAGCCGAAGTCAACTGTAAAGGTAAAAGCCGGCAGATATTCATCCCGCATAAACTAAAAATGATGCTGCTAAGTTATATCAAGAAGCAGCAAATCCGGCAAGGCCCTATATTCATAACCAAGCAAGGCAACCCCATCAACCGAAGCAACGTATGGCGGGAAATGAAAAATCTGTGTGAAATAGCCCAGGTGAGAGAAAACAAAGTCTTTCCCCACAACCTCCGCCATCTTTTTGCAAAGACCTACTATAAGATGGAAAAAGACATCTCGAAGCTTGCAGATTTACTTGGACACAGCAGTATAAACACCACAAGAATTTATATTATATCATCGGGAGAAGAGCACAGACGGCAAATCGATAAAATGAAATTACTATTATAA
- a CDS encoding CpsB/CapC family capsule biosynthesis tyrosine phosphatase — translation MLQPIKGIIDIHTHIIPKADDGSRYLGETRYLLKEAYAQGVRGVVATPHYIRGHNKMSASQILDTLKKVKKAASEIASDLTIYSGEELFYQEEIVEALQSGRALTLGNTRYVLIEFSTSVSYKDVYKAVRHLTLAGYIPVLAHIERYSCLRKAGCIEELIQAGAYMQMNYGSLTGISHPVDRLWCRRAVKEGKIHLLGTDMHRLDYRPPELKKAVEWLQKDCGMETFKRLTYYQPKKLLNGELI, via the coding sequence ATGTTACAGCCAATAAAAGGGATAATCGACATCCATACTCATATTATCCCCAAAGCAGATGATGGATCCAGGTACCTGGGAGAAACCAGATACCTGCTGAAGGAGGCATATGCCCAGGGTGTCCGTGGAGTGGTTGCTACGCCGCATTATATCCGAGGACATAATAAAATGAGCGCCAGCCAGATTTTGGATACTTTAAAAAAAGTGAAAAAAGCAGCAAGTGAGATTGCCTCAGATTTAACGATTTATTCCGGTGAGGAGTTATTTTATCAAGAGGAAATAGTGGAAGCGCTGCAGTCCGGCCGGGCTTTAACGCTGGGAAATACCAGATATGTTCTAATCGAATTTTCCACTTCTGTTTCATATAAAGATGTGTATAAGGCAGTACGCCACCTTACTCTGGCCGGATATATTCCGGTACTGGCACATATTGAACGATACTCCTGTTTGAGGAAAGCCGGATGCATTGAGGAACTGATTCAGGCAGGTGCTTATATGCAGATGAATTATGGCAGCTTGACAGGGATTAGTCATCCGGTCGATCGGCTGTGGTGCAGAAGGGCAGTAAAAGAAGGTAAAATTCATCTGCTGGGAACGGACATGCATCGCCTGGATTACCGCCCGCCGGAACTAAAAAAAGCAGTGGAATGGCTGCAAAAGGACTGCGGAATGGAAACGTTTAAAAGGCTGACCTACTATCAACCTAAAAAACTTCTGAACGGTGAATTGATTTAA
- a CDS encoding Wzz/FepE/Etk N-terminal domain-containing protein, which translates to MEKMYTEDKEKIEIDLRELLFELKKRLWLIIVALILGIGIVGAGSAFLITPQYKSEAKLYILSKETTLTSLADLQIGSQLTQDYKVLVSSRPVMEGVINHLNLDYSYKELAGKLTVENPQNTRILSLTVRDENPYMAKQIVDDIANTASDYIGEIMEMVPPKMIEDGVVASEPYSPSIKRNALLGGILAVFLICALIAVRVVFNDTVKSEEDVERYLSMPVLAVIPKKREKGKKKEKNKSMEEAKKEKTIKEEEKWDKSLEKGLKEEVKGHKEEEQING; encoded by the coding sequence ATGGAAAAGATGTACACAGAAGACAAAGAAAAGATAGAGATTGATCTGCGCGAACTACTTTTTGAACTGAAAAAAAGATTATGGCTGATTATCGTGGCGCTGATTCTGGGAATTGGCATTGTGGGCGCCGGCAGCGCATTTTTAATAACTCCCCAATATAAATCGGAAGCGAAGTTATACATATTATCAAAGGAAACAACCCTGACTTCTCTGGCGGATCTGCAAATTGGAAGTCAGCTTACACAGGACTATAAGGTGTTGGTCAGCAGCCGTCCGGTTATGGAGGGGGTAATCAATCATCTTAATTTAGACTATTCTTATAAGGAACTGGCCGGTAAGCTGACTGTGGAAAACCCGCAGAATACCAGAATTTTATCTTTAACAGTGCGGGATGAGAATCCCTATATGGCCAAACAGATTGTAGATGACATCGCCAACACAGCCTCCGACTACATTGGAGAAATTATGGAAATGGTACCACCGAAAATGATTGAAGATGGTGTGGTCGCATCTGAGCCGTACAGTCCCAGCATAAAGAGAAATGCACTACTCGGAGGAATTCTGGCAGTGTTTTTAATCTGTGCACTGATAGCGGTTCGTGTTGTCTTTAACGATACGGTCAAGAGCGAAGAGGATGTCGAAAGATATCTGAGTATGCCTGTACTGGCTGTTATACCGAAAAAGAGGGAAAAAGGCAAGAAAAAAGAAAAAAACAAATCAATGGAAGAAGCTAAAAAGGAAAAGACGATAAAGGAAGAGGAAAAATGGGATAAGTCCCTGGAAAAAGGACTTAAAGAGGAAGTAAAGGGACATAAAGAGGAGGAGCAGATAAATGGATAA
- a CDS encoding CpsD/CapB family tyrosine-protein kinase, with protein MDNEVFLKRTAIEDYQYNEAMKTLRTNIQFSGTGIQVVMLTSSVPSEGKSETTFHLAASLAQLDKKVLLIDADIRKSILVTRYQLDRRVDGLSQYLSGQKKLNEVVYTTNLPNLTMIFSGPYSPNPAELLAEPLFDKLIGWGRENFDYIIIDTPPMGNLIDGAIIGRNCDGAILVIESGKISHRLLQKVKGQLEKSGCRILGAVLNKVDVRQNSYYYYGKYGKYYGKEYSNKS; from the coding sequence ATGGATAACGAAGTCTTTTTAAAAAGAACGGCAATAGAAGATTATCAATATAATGAGGCAATGAAAACACTTCGTACGAATATCCAGTTTTCGGGTACAGGTATCCAGGTTGTCATGCTTACCAGTTCGGTTCCCAGTGAAGGGAAGAGTGAGACTACGTTTCATTTGGCGGCGTCCCTGGCTCAATTGGATAAAAAGGTTCTTTTAATTGACGCAGACATCCGTAAATCTATTCTCGTAACACGGTATCAGCTGGATCGGAGGGTAGATGGCCTGTCCCAATATCTCAGCGGACAAAAAAAATTGAATGAAGTAGTTTATACGACAAATCTGCCGAATCTGACTATGATTTTTTCCGGTCCCTACTCTCCTAATCCGGCAGAGCTGTTGGCAGAACCGCTTTTTGATAAATTAATTGGATGGGGGAGAGAAAACTTCGACTACATCATAATTGATACGCCTCCAATGGGGAACCTGATCGATGGTGCAATTATCGGACGCAATTGTGACGGTGCAATACTGGTTATTGAGAGCGGCAAGATTAGCCATCGTCTTCTTCAGAAAGTGAAGGGACAGCTCGAAAAGAGCGGGTGCCGGATTTTAGGCGCGGTGCTGAATAAGGTAGATGTCAGACAGAACAGTTACTACTATTATGGGAAATATGGAAAATATTACGGAAAAGAATATAGTAACAAGTCATAA
- a CDS encoding LCP family protein, which produces MSKKKDESAEKELHDIRKKNPAENIKKQKWPIVLLVFCIAGVFLMFANQNYLQKKTKKLVEAGNTAEAAVSSGTASKEIIELDGNKYRRNTSIRAILCIGVDTEGDMEQKTASGMAGQADGLFLVAQDMARDTVRILMIPRDTMTEITLFDLMRNELGKDVQHLTLAYAYGDGREKSCELLSEAVSDLCFGIRLDGYLAMNVSSISLLNDAVGGVTVTVKEEGLEVRDPILKKGNTVHLNGKQAEIFVRYRDITKSQTALSRMDRQKQYMQAYFETAKEEAGKDNELITRLVNDIEEHMITNMAKDQYLDMGLAVLNSQQQLGENDFLSIPGQAVETINFDEFYPDLDELKRIIIELFYKEI; this is translated from the coding sequence ATGAGTAAAAAGAAGGATGAATCTGCCGAAAAAGAACTGCATGATATTAGAAAAAAGAACCCGGCAGAGAATATAAAGAAGCAAAAGTGGCCGATTGTTTTATTGGTATTTTGTATAGCAGGCGTTTTTTTAATGTTTGCGAACCAAAATTATTTGCAGAAAAAAACGAAAAAATTGGTGGAGGCCGGAAATACGGCCGAAGCCGCCGTTTCTTCAGGGACAGCATCGAAAGAAATCATCGAACTGGATGGAAACAAATATAGAAGAAACACCTCAATCCGCGCGATTCTTTGTATTGGTGTGGACACAGAAGGGGATATGGAACAGAAAACTGCCTCCGGAATGGCTGGACAGGCAGACGGCCTTTTTCTGGTGGCCCAGGATATGGCCAGAGACACGGTCAGGATTTTAATGATTCCCCGAGATACAATGACGGAGATTACTTTGTTTGATTTAATGAGAAATGAGCTGGGAAAAGATGTCCAGCATCTGACTCTGGCTTATGCTTATGGAGACGGCAGGGAAAAGAGCTGCGAGCTCCTTTCGGAGGCTGTCTCAGATTTATGTTTTGGAATACGTCTTGACGGATATCTGGCAATGAACGTCAGTTCCATCTCTCTCTTAAATGATGCGGTAGGAGGAGTAACCGTTACCGTAAAAGAAGAAGGGCTGGAAGTAAGGGATCCAATACTTAAAAAAGGAAACACCGTACACTTAAACGGAAAGCAGGCAGAGATTTTTGTGCGTTACCGTGATATTACGAAGTCACAGACGGCTCTCAGCAGGATGGATCGACAAAAACAATATATGCAGGCCTATTTTGAAACCGCTAAAGAAGAGGCGGGAAAGGACAATGAACTGATAACAAGGCTTGTCAATGATATAGAAGAACACATGATTACTAATATGGCTAAAGACCAGTATCTCGATATGGGCCTGGCAGTCTTAAACAGCCAGCAGCAACTGGGAGAAAATGATTTCTTATCAATACCGGGCCAGGCGGTAGAGACGATCAATTTTGATGAATTTTACCCGGACCTGGATGAATTGAAACGGATCATAATAGAACTGTTCTACAAAGAAATATAA
- the rfbA gene encoding glucose-1-phosphate thymidylyltransferase RfbA — protein MKGIILAGGSGTRLYPLTKVTSKQLLPIYDKPMIYYPLSVLMEAGIRDILIISTPQDTPRFQELLGEGKAFGVNLDYAVQASPDGLAQAFLIGADFIGTDSVAMVLGDNIFAGHGLKKRLKKAVRNASEGKGATVFGYYVDDPERFGIVEFDQTGKAVSIEEKPEHPKSNYCVTGLYFYDNRVVDYARQLKPSARGELEITDLNRIYLEAELLNVELLGQGFTWLDTGTHESLIDATNFVKTVESHQHRKIACLEEIAYLNGWISRDDVWSVYESMKKNQYGQYLKDVLDGKYIDVLYE, from the coding sequence ATGAAGGGGATTATTCTTGCCGGAGGCTCCGGCACCCGCCTTTATCCGTTGACGAAAGTAACTTCCAAACAACTGCTTCCTATTTATGACAAACCGATGATTTATTATCCCTTGTCGGTACTGATGGAAGCGGGGATCCGGGATATTCTGATTATTTCCACACCGCAGGATACGCCCCGTTTTCAGGAATTGTTGGGAGAGGGAAAAGCCTTTGGCGTGAATCTGGACTACGCTGTTCAGGCGTCACCGGATGGCCTGGCTCAGGCCTTTCTGATTGGAGCGGATTTTATAGGAACTGATTCGGTAGCAATGGTGCTGGGAGATAACATTTTTGCTGGCCATGGATTGAAAAAGCGTTTGAAAAAAGCGGTCCGCAATGCATCAGAGGGAAAAGGGGCAACGGTATTTGGCTATTATGTGGATGATCCGGAGCGGTTCGGTATCGTTGAGTTCGATCAAACCGGTAAAGCAGTTTCGATTGAAGAAAAACCGGAGCACCCTAAAAGCAACTACTGTGTTACAGGACTTTATTTTTATGATAACAGAGTAGTGGACTATGCGAGACAACTTAAGCCGAGCGCGAGGGGAGAATTGGAAATAACTGATTTGAACCGGATTTATTTGGAGGCGGAGCTTTTGAACGTGGAACTGCTGGGCCAGGGATTTACCTGGCTGGATACAGGCACGCATGAAAGTCTTATAGATGCAACCAACTTTGTAAAAACAGTGGAAAGTCATCAGCACCGGAAAATTGCCTGCCTTGAAGAGATCGCCTATCTGAATGGCTGGATCTCCAGAGACGATGTGTGGTCCGTTTACGAGAGCATGAAAAAGAATCAGTACGGTCAATATCTGAAAGATGTCCTGGATGGCAAATATATCGATGTTCTTTATGAATGA
- the rfbB gene encoding dTDP-glucose 4,6-dehydratase, whose amino-acid sequence MKIIVTGGAGFIGSNFIYHMLNTHPDYQIVCMDCLTYAGNLSTLEEALKNSNFHFYKTNICDRNAVYNVFETEHPDMVVNFAAESHVDRSIEEPEVFLDTNIKGTAVLMDACRKFGMVRYHQVSTDEVYGDLPLDQPELFFTESTPIHTSSPYSASKAGADLLVQAYHRTFGLPVTISRCSNNYGPFHFPEKLIPLMIVNALADKPLPVYGKGLNVRDWLYVEDHCKAIDLILHKGRIGEVYNIGGHNEMRNIDIVKMICQALGKPESLITYVTDRKGHDMRYAIDPEKINSELGWFPETKFADGIQKTIRWYLDNREWWQCIITGEYQNYYEKMYRDR is encoded by the coding sequence ATGAAAATCATTGTGACCGGCGGAGCTGGTTTTATTGGAAGCAATTTTATCTACCATATGCTTAATACGCATCCTGACTATCAGATTGTCTGCATGGATTGTCTGACCTATGCAGGAAATTTATCCACATTGGAAGAAGCACTGAAAAATTCAAATTTTCATTTTTATAAGACAAATATCTGTGACAGAAATGCAGTTTATAACGTGTTTGAAACGGAACATCCGGATATGGTTGTCAATTTTGCTGCTGAAAGCCATGTGGACCGGTCAATTGAAGAGCCTGAGGTTTTCCTGGACACCAATATAAAAGGAACGGCTGTTTTAATGGATGCCTGCCGTAAGTTTGGTATGGTGCGCTACCATCAGGTTTCTACCGATGAGGTTTACGGTGATTTACCTCTGGATCAGCCTGAGTTGTTCTTTACTGAAAGCACTCCGATTCATACCAGTTCCCCATACAGTGCCTCTAAGGCCGGAGCAGACCTGCTGGTTCAGGCATATCACCGCACATTTGGACTGCCAGTGACCATCAGCCGTTGTTCCAACAATTACGGTCCCTTTCATTTCCCGGAAAAACTAATACCACTGATGATTGTAAATGCGCTGGCTGATAAACCGCTTCCGGTATATGGCAAAGGGCTGAATGTCCGCGACTGGCTGTATGTGGAAGATCACTGCAAGGCTATTGATTTAATCCTTCATAAGGGGAGAATCGGCGAGGTATATAACATAGGCGGACACAATGAAATGAGAAATATCGATATTGTTAAAATGATTTGCCAGGCACTTGGCAAACCGGAGAGTCTGATTACTTATGTGACCGACCGAAAAGGCCATGATATGCGGTATGCGATCGATCCGGAGAAGATAAATAGCGAACTCGGCTGGTTTCCGGAAACAAAGTTTGCAGACGGTATTCAGAAAACGATTCGGTGGTATCTGGACAACCGTGAGTGGTGGCAATGCATCATTACCGGTGAATATCAGAATTATTATGAAAAAATGTATCGTGATAGATAG